The genome window GCTCGCCTCCCACGGCCTCGATTTCGTGACCGACACCTATCTCCCGGAACGGTTGTCGGACATGGGAATCATCTGATCTGGACGATTCGCTTTTTTCGACCTCGTCTCCCCGGCGAAACGGTCAACCATCCTTGAACGACGGTTGGTTTCATAGGTGACCGGTGCGTACGAATGAGACGATGGGGAACTGGCTCAACCTGAAGCTCACCGGTATCGGCGCGATGATTTTCGCGTTGGTCTGGGCGCTGACCAACTACTCGATACACGTCTCGAACCCGTTTCTGACACAGTTCGCCGGAGTTACGGCCATCGGTCTCGCCGTGTTCGCAGTGGCCGATGCACTGCACGGCGGATTGTCCGACTGAACCGACTGAACCGAGCGAAATCAGACGAACTCGGTCTCGGTCGGCTCGCCGAGTCCGGTTTCGGTGCGATGGTCCACGTCACCGCGAGCGCACGACCGACAGTAGTAGTTTTCTCCCTCGTTCGCCGTTTTCACGGGGACGCCTGCGACGTAGTTCCGTTCGTGATACTGGCGCTTGACGCCGTTTCCGACCGGTTTGGCGCACACCGAGCAGGGCGTGGCCGGTTCGTAGACCGTCTTCTCGTCCGTCGAACGAACCCGACCGAACGTCGTCGGCGACCTGATTCCAGGAACGTGTTGCGGTGTGAGAACGAGCAAGAACAAGCCGAGTAGGAGGGAAAGAGTGCCGAAGACCAATCCCGCTCCGGCCCAGTTAGTCAGGAGGAGGAACAATCCGAACAGGACGCCGAGGGATCCGAAGATGAGACTCACGGCGAACGCGAGGGCGCGTTTGACCGTCCAATCGGTGGGGAATCCCTCGTCCTCGAAGTACTCCTCGGAACCGTCCTCGCGCAGTTCGATTCGCTCCGCGCCCGGCGAGTAGCAGTACCACGCGTAGAGCAGGTTGCCGACGCCGCTGGTGGTCGCCAGCAGGATAATGTGGAGCGGAATCGACCCGAACCCGCGATTTATCATCACGACGCGGTCGCCGTAATCCTGTTTTAGGTCCCAGCCTTCGACCGTGAGGTCCTCGATTCGGCGGCGAAAGCCGTCTTTTCGCGGGTGTCGTGAGTTCTGGGTGTGCCGTGAATGCTGTGAGCGAAAGCTATCGCTCCCACCCGGATCGACTGCACTCCCGCACTGGGAGCAGAACGAATCGCCCGGGGAGAGCGACGAACCGCACTGCGAACAGAAGTTGGAGGGACTTCGGGAACGCATGTGTGAACTAACCCCGTCTCGACTCAAGAAGATTGTGTTGTGATGAATGGTTCGGAATAGTGAACGGAACGGGGACCGTTTCGGACGGTTCCTATTCCTCGTCGAGCGCAACCGCGATACCGCGTCCTTCGACGTCCTCGGCGAACGCCGCCGAGTCGGCTTCGAGCGCGGCGAACGTGTTGTAGTGAATCGGGACGACGAGGTCGGGGTCGAGGTCGGCGGCCAACGCGGCCGCCGCGTGTCTGTCCATCGTGAAACTCCTGCCAATGGGCGGCAGGAATAACGACACGTCGAGCGCCCGGTGGCCGTCCAACACGTCGGAGTCACCCGGCCAGAAGACGGTCGTTCCGGCGAGCGACAACAGGTAACCGACGCCGAACCCTTTCGGATGCACTGGCTCACCGTTGGTTTGGACGTGCGGGCCGTCTTCCTCGTTGTACGCCGGAACCGACCACGCATCACAGGGACCGACCGTTACGTGGTCCTCCTCGTCGATTCGAACGACGTCGTAGGGCAGTTCGGAGAGCGGTTTCACGTCACGGTCGATCCCGTCCGGGTTCACGCCGTCGTAGACGACGAGCGTGGCGTCGTCCGCCGCGACGCGCTCGATGCCATCCGAATCGTAGTGGTGATCGTGCGTGACGAAGACGACGTCCCCGTCCTTCGCTCGATAATCCACCGGTTCAGGGTGGGCGGCGTCGGGGCTGTCCGGTTCCCATTCACCGGTCAGAACCCCGTACCGTCCGGGGTCGATGTACGCGACGAACCCGTCGTCGGTTTCGAGGCGCACGGTCGCGTAGCCGAACCAATCCACCGTCAGTCCGTCGTGTCGCACAGTCATGGGATTCGGTAGGCGCGGTTCCGAAAAAAGGATTCGGATGGCGGAGATAGTCGGTGGCGGTCCGATCGGCCGAGGGATGCCAGTTAGGCGAGGAAATACCAGAGTAGAACTCCGATGACGACCCAAAACAGCAGGATCGACACGGCAGTGAGCCATCCAACCACGCCGTCTTCCGTCTCCCGATCTTTCGATTGCTGGCGCGCGTCGGCCATCACGTCGTCGGGGATTCCCCGCCGGGCGAGGTACACGCCGAGGGGAATGAACACCACGTCGTCCGCGTAGCCCAGAATTGGAATGAAATCCGGAATCGGGTCGATGGGGCTGACGGCAAGTCCGACCGTCACGAGAACGATGACCTTCGAGTACCACGGCGTCCTGGGGTCACGGCCAGCAATCGCCAGCGCCGTGACTTCGCGTCGGAGGTCACGGGCCCGGTCGCGCCAGTTCGGCATCGTTCGGGTGGTCGTGAGTGACGAAAGTAATCGTTCCGCTCGGGGACGGTGCGCAAGTCGAGCGAAACGTCGCGTCCTCGGAACGCGAGTTCGGCCGTTACTGCATCTCAGCCAGCCGTTCGATTCGTTCCAGCGAATCGGCGGACTCGGGCGTCTTGTCGTCGCGCACGCCGAGGAATCGCGGGAACCGAAGCGCGAATCCGGACGAGTAGGTCGGGGACTGCTGGATTTCCTCGTAGCCCACCTCGAAGACGACTTCCGGAGAGAGGTCCACGACCTGCCCGTCCTGCGTGGCGATGTGGGGTTCGAGCAGTTCGGTCAGTTCGGCGAGTTCCTCGTCGGTGATTCCCGTCGCCACTTTGCCGAGGGTTTCGAACTCTCCACCCTCGGTTCGTACCGAGAGCAGGAACGTCCCGAGGAAACTCGCCCGGCGACCCTCGCCCCACTCCGCGCCGGTGACGACGAGGTCCACCGTCTCCACGTCGGGCTTTCGTTTCCGCCAGTTCTTCCCGCGACGACCCGGCGAGTACGTCGAATTGGGGTTCTTGAGCATGATGCCCTCGTGGCCCGCATCGAGCGCGTTCTCTTCGATGGCCGCGATTTCGTCCTCGTCGCCCGTGACGGTGAGCGAAGACACCCCGCCGGAGAGAATCCCTTGGAGGCGGTCGTGGCGCTCGGTGAGCGGCGCAGTCAACAGGTCCTCGCCGTCGGCGTGGAGGCAGTCGAACGCCCGGAGTTCGACGGCGACCTCCTCGCGGGCACGCGCCACGTCGTGCTTGCGTCGGAACCGCCGGAGGACCTCCTGAA of Haladaptatus sp. R4 contains these proteins:
- a CDS encoding zinc ribbon domain-containing protein, whose amino-acid sequence is MRSRSPSNFCSQCGSSLSPGDSFCSQCGSAVDPGGSDSFRSQHSRHTQNSRHPRKDGFRRRIEDLTVEGWDLKQDYGDRVVMINRGFGSIPLHIILLATTSGVGNLLYAWYCYSPGAERIELREDGSEEYFEDEGFPTDWTVKRALAFAVSLIFGSLGVLFGLFLLLTNWAGAGLVFGTLSLLLGLFLLVLTPQHVPGIRSPTTFGRVRSTDEKTVYEPATPCSVCAKPVGNGVKRQYHERNYVAGVPVKTANEGENYYCRSCARGDVDHRTETGLGEPTETEFV
- a CDS encoding MBL fold metallo-hydrolase, whose amino-acid sequence is MTVRHDGLTVDWFGYATVRLETDDGFVAYIDPGRYGVLTGEWEPDSPDAAHPEPVDYRAKDGDVVFVTHDHHYDSDGIERVAADDATLVVYDGVNPDGIDRDVKPLSELPYDVVRIDEEDHVTVGPCDAWSVPAYNEEDGPHVQTNGEPVHPKGFGVGYLLSLAGTTVFWPGDSDVLDGHRALDVSLFLPPIGRSFTMDRHAAAALAADLDPDLVVPIHYNTFAALEADSAAFAEDVEGRGIAVALDEE
- a CDS encoding YkvA family protein, encoding MPNWRDRARDLRREVTALAIAGRDPRTPWYSKVIVLVTVGLAVSPIDPIPDFIPILGYADDVVFIPLGVYLARRGIPDDVMADARQQSKDRETEDGVVGWLTAVSILLFWVVIGVLLWYFLA